One genomic window of Cannabis sativa cultivar Pink pepper isolate KNU-18-1 chromosome 2, ASM2916894v1, whole genome shotgun sequence includes the following:
- the LOC115718801 gene encoding DNA repair protein RAD51 homolog 2 isoform X1, whose product MNKVWVSIWRENRLGTKAMAEKLIKDMGLSKAMANVFAARNITTAKLLDVGMAEVSSALSRISEIACPPYQTALNLMEQRVHKEDHGGHLPTGLKGLDEALCGGIPFGVLTELVGPPGIGKTQLCMKLSLLASLPTTYGGLNGHVIYIDVESKFSSKRMIEIGVQSFPDIFNMKGVVQEMAGRILVLRPTTLSKFTESLQQIKLSLLQRPVKLIVIDSIAAIMSGDFAQGASRQNLLGWHVSFIKSLAESSRIPIVVTNQVRSQTREEGSQYSFQAQRTDDLSGYDSHLVAALGINWAHSVTIRLVLEAKSGQRFIKLAKSPLSPPFAFPFIITSAGISLLNDYGTELKGMEINRIHQHGHSDIINFDGKGCSDK is encoded by the exons ATGAACAAAGTTTGGGTGAGTATTTGGCGGGAAAATCGATTGGGAACCAAAGCAATGGCGGAGAAGCTCATCAAGGACATGGGTTTGTCCAAAGCAATGGCCAACGTTTTTGCAGCGCGTAACATCACCACTGCCAAG TTGTTGGATGTGGGAATGGCGGAGGTCTCATCCGCACTATCCCGCATTAGCGAAATCGCTTGCCCTCCTTACCAAACT GCACTGAATTTGATGGAGCAAAGGGTTCATAAGGAGGATCATGGTGGTCATCTTCCAACAGGTCTGAAAGGGTTAGATGAAGCCTTATGTGGTGGAATACCATTCGGTGTTCTTACTGAGCTTGTTGGTCCCCCTGGAATTGGCAAAACACAA TTGTGTATGAAGCTCTCGTTATTGGCTTCATTGCCGACAACTTATGGAGGTTTGAATGGCCATGTTATCTACATCGATGTTGAATCCAAATTTAGTTCAAAAAG GATGATAGAAATTGGAGTCCAAAGTTTCCCAGACATATTTAACATGAAAGGAGTGGTGCAGGAG ATGGCAGGTAGGATCCTAGTTTTGCGGCCAACTACACTTTCTAAATTTACTGAGAG TTTGCAACAAATCAAACTTTCACTTCTTCAGCGGCCGGTAAAGTTGATAGTCATTGACAGCATTGCGGCTATTATGTCAGG GGATTTCGCGCAAGGAGCCTCTAGACAAAATTTACTAGGTTGGCATGTTTCTTTTATCAA ATCACTTGCTGAATCTTCGCGAATCCCAATTGTAGTTACAAATCAAGTTAGATCTCAAACTCGTGAAGAAGGTTCCCAGTACTCTTTCCAAG CACAGCGCACAGACGATCTGTCGGGATATGATTCTCACCTTGTTGCTGCTTTGGGGATTAATTGGGCTCACTCTGTCACCATTCGTCTTGTGCTTGAAGCTAAATCAG GTCAGAGGTTTATCAAGCTGGCCAAATCCCCATTGTCACCGCCATTTGCTTTCCCTTTCATTATAACATCAGCTGGAATATCATTGTTAAATGATTATGGGACAGAGCTGAAAGGGATGGAGATAAACAGAATTCATCAACATG GTCACAGTGACATCATAAACTTTGATGGGAAGGGTTGCAGTGATAAATGA
- the LOC115718801 gene encoding DNA repair protein RAD51 homolog 2 isoform X2 yields MNKVWVSIWRENRLGTKAMAEKLIKDMGLSKAMANVFAARNITTAKEALSLTEFELMQLLDVGMAEVSSALSRISEIACPPYQTALNLMEQRVHKEDHGGHLPTGLKGLDEALCGGIPFGVLTELVGPPGIGKTQLCMKLSLLASLPTTYGGLNGHVIYIDVESKFSSKRMIEIGVQSFPDIFNMKGVVQEMAGRILVLRPTTLSKFTESLQQIKLSLLQRPVKLIVIDSIAAIMSGDFAQGASRQNLLGWHVSFIKSLAESSRIPIVVTNQVRSQTREEGSQYSFQAQRTDDLSGYDSHLVAALGINWAHSVTIRLVLEAKSGQRFIKLAKSPLSPPFAFPFIITSAGISLLNDYGTELKGMEINRIHQHGHSDIINFDGKGCSDK; encoded by the exons ATGAACAAAGTTTGGGTGAGTATTTGGCGGGAAAATCGATTGGGAACCAAAGCAATGGCGGAGAAGCTCATCAAGGACATGGGTTTGTCCAAAGCAATGGCCAACGTTTTTGCAGCGCGTAACATCACCACTGCCAAG GAAGCCTTATCCCTAACCGAATTCGAGTTGATGCAGTTGTTGGATGTGGGAATGGCGGAGGTCTCATCCGCACTATCCCGCATTAGCGAAATCGCTTGCCCTCCTTACCAAACT GCACTGAATTTGATGGAGCAAAGGGTTCATAAGGAGGATCATGGTGGTCATCTTCCAACAGGTCTGAAAGGGTTAGATGAAGCCTTATGTGGTGGAATACCATTCGGTGTTCTTACTGAGCTTGTTGGTCCCCCTGGAATTGGCAAAACACAA TTGTGTATGAAGCTCTCGTTATTGGCTTCATTGCCGACAACTTATGGAGGTTTGAATGGCCATGTTATCTACATCGATGTTGAATCCAAATTTAGTTCAAAAAG GATGATAGAAATTGGAGTCCAAAGTTTCCCAGACATATTTAACATGAAAGGAGTGGTGCAGGAG ATGGCAGGTAGGATCCTAGTTTTGCGGCCAACTACACTTTCTAAATTTACTGAGAG TTTGCAACAAATCAAACTTTCACTTCTTCAGCGGCCGGTAAAGTTGATAGTCATTGACAGCATTGCGGCTATTATGTCAGG GGATTTCGCGCAAGGAGCCTCTAGACAAAATTTACTAGGTTGGCATGTTTCTTTTATCAA ATCACTTGCTGAATCTTCGCGAATCCCAATTGTAGTTACAAATCAAGTTAGATCTCAAACTCGTGAAGAAGGTTCCCAGTACTCTTTCCAAG CACAGCGCACAGACGATCTGTCGGGATATGATTCTCACCTTGTTGCTGCTTTGGGGATTAATTGGGCTCACTCTGTCACCATTCGTCTTGTGCTTGAAGCTAAATCAG GTCAGAGGTTTATCAAGCTGGCCAAATCCCCATTGTCACCGCCATTTGCTTTCCCTTTCATTATAACATCAGCTGGAATATCATTGTTAAATGATTATGGGACAGAGCTGAAAGGGATGGAGATAAACAGAATTCATCAACATG GTCACAGTGACATCATAAACTTTGATGGGAAGGGTTGCAGTGATAAATGA